The following nucleotide sequence is from Anopheles stephensi strain Indian chromosome 3, UCI_ANSTEP_V1.0, whole genome shotgun sequence.
TGCTCAACTCGTTCCAGGTAGCGATCATACAGGGTGCGGCTGATACGTTCGTGCAGTTCCTGTATCCGGAGGATGGCATTAACTGGATTCAGGGCGATACTGGCGACAGTGGACTGCCGGATGTGCGGGCACAGGCTGGATTTGCTGCGGAAGACGATCGGACGTACGCGCTGCCAGGGTCCGGTACCGATAATGTACGTTTTGGGCAGCTCCAGCACTAAAGGAAGAGATTAAGGTGCATTGTGTTGCTGTTTTCCCAGGTACGCCATTTGAGCATTTCGTCCAACATCAACCAACCAGGCCTGTGGCTGTATCGAGTGGGACCTCTGGCTCCGGAGGGGAACGTAGAGCAACCGGACCAGCAGCGTGAACCGAGCGAACCGCGCAGCTGTACGGACGGTGGTCGCTACAAGTGCCATTCGGCAGCGTCCTGCGTGAACAGCAACTGGGGATTCTGCTGCCAGTGCAAACCCGGCTATTATGGCAATGGATTCAGGTAGGTTTTTCGTCGGGACCCTATACTTGCGCACGATTTCTTAAAAGCTTCCTCTTCGACATAGTTGCGTCAAGAGCGACATACCGCTTCGGGTGGCCGGTAAGGTGCTCGGCACTGTGAATGGGGAAGTCCTCGACACCCAGCTCCAGTCGTACATCGTAATGGCGGACGGTAGAACGTACACCGCGATCAGTCCGCTCGAGGAGCAGATGGGTACGAACCTGCAGCTGACACACATCCTCGGTGGGACGATTGCGTGGCTGTTCGCCAAACCTTTGGGAGCGACCATTAACGGGTACCAGCTGACCGGTGGCAAGTTTAATCACACCAGCACGCTCCAGTTCGCGACGGGTGAAATGTTTCACATCAACCAACAGTACAGTGGGTTGAACGTTTGGGATCAGCTGGCGCTGGATGTGAACCTTTCCGGACAGTTGCCCGTAGTGCCGGCGCTGGAGAAGCTCCAGCTGGATGATTATTCCGTTTCGTTCCGGCGGTCGGGAAGGGGACGACTGCAGGCCGTATCCTCGCACACGTTCCGCGTGGAGTCACAGGCACGCAACGTTTCGTTCACGCTGTATCAGGACATCACGTACGAGGGCTGCCGTGGCAATGAGGACGCTAATGCGGGCAAGGATGAGGGCATGCTGAAGATTAGTCGCATAAATCTGGGCTACGAGCCTCGGGAGCGTGCCGTTCGGATGGGCATGCTCAGCAAGATGGTGGTGGGCGATCAGTTCAACCCGTGCGATGAGGCCAACTGTGGCGATAATACGGTTTGCGTGCCGAAACCGGATGATACGTTCGATGTATGTATGCTCCTGCTCTTTTCCCAAGCTTCCGTTAGGAGCTAAATCTGTTCCGCTTTCCAGTGCAACTGCAAGAACGGATTCACCTATGTGCCTTACGGTAATAGCGACCGCATCAACTGCGTAGACATCGACGAGTGTGCAGGAGTTAACATCTGTGACGAAAACGCCCAGTGCTACAACGAACCGGGCGGTTATAGTTGCCGCTGCAACCCAGGCTACGAGGGCAATGGCTACCAGTGTGATAAATTCACCGGCCACAGTCAACCGACCTCTTCCTCGTACACCGTGTCGACACCGCCCGGGTACGGTAGTTACAACGAGGTGGACAGTGACCCGAACCAGGAAGAACCGTACCAGTGTGAGGTAGGTTTGAGAgataacgacctcttaggtcatgcctgccatttctggcatactAGGCTTAACGATACCATGTAgtgggatagtcagtcctcactacggggaaacGGTCCGGATTTTATGTGTGACGCCTTTTCGCTAATCGGTACTTCATTTCTAGCGCTGTGCGGACTATGCAGAATGTGTCGAGGGTCAGTGCCAGTGTCGGTCCGGCTACGAAGGCGATGGCGTCACGTACTGTGAGGCTCTTTGCGATTCGGAAAGCGTGTGGAATGGCGAGGCTTGCGTCAAGGAAGCGTACGTCGAGGAGGGTAAGTGTGGGACTAATGTGGTGTAAAATTAGGCAACTCATTTCCTCTTCTGCATGCGCATTTTGCAGAAGAGATTGCACCGTTCTGTACGATTCTGGGCTGTACGTGCCCTACCGGCTACACGCTGATTGAGTACGCGTTCAATCAGATCTGCCGACGCGTTCCGCTGGATCCGGAGGAGGAAGCGCTCGCCGTCAACATGCCTTCCTGCGAGGTGGAAAACAACTGCAGCCCACACGCAAACTGTGAGTGGCGTGACAACGTGTACCGGTACGAGTGTATCTGCAATCCCGGGTACGACGGCAATGGGTATACGTGCGTGGAGAAGGAAGTGTCCTGCCAGGACGATGAGGAAATCTGTGACATTCATGCGTCCTGCAATTATGTGCTCGATTTGAAGATGTCCGTCTGCTCGTGTAATAAGGGCTACGAAGGTGACGGGCGCACGTGTCATCTAGCGCCGGAATGTGCCGTCGATGATGATTGCGGTATGAACTCAGAATGTCAGGCTGGACTGTGCGTTTGCCAGGAAGGGTTCGAACGGGATCTGTCGGACTTTTGCGTGCGGGCCGGATCTTGCGGTGGTGCGTACTGTGCCGAGAACGCGATGTGTGTGGTTGATCCGGTACAGAAAATTCCCTACTGCCACTGTCCGGCTGGGTACATCGGGGATGGAGTGTCCCAGTGCCGATCGATTCCACCGCCGTGCAATGTGCGCAACAACTGTGGACTGCACGCTTCCTGTGTGCCGAGTTACAGGTGAGATTGGGTCAGTTGGGGATATTTACTGGCGGCTTGATCATATTCTTT
It contains:
- the LOC118513655 gene encoding nidogen, with protein sequence MCNKRVMVLLAIGVLLPSFVLAVDPRDLYSYMDEASEVLPRGDEEFQYMDLDMPAYFYNEKYDRVYINTNGILSFGGELVGFLNLPFPLGNPLIAPFYANVDTTLPNDTATIVYFKSRNPALLHHTTMLVHTSFSNHVDFEAEQVFVATWEHVGHFALKNDVLNSFQVAIIQGAADTFVQFLYPEDGINWIQGDTGDSGLPDVRAQAGFAAEDDRTYALPGSGTDNVRHLSISSNINQPGLWLYRVGPLAPEGNVEQPDQQREPSEPRSCTDGGRYKCHSAASCVNSNWGFCCQCKPGYYGNGFSCVKSDIPLRVAGKVLGTVNGEVLDTQLQSYIVMADGRTYTAISPLEEQMGTNLQLTHILGGTIAWLFAKPLGATINGYQLTGGKFNHTSTLQFATGEMFHINQQYSGLNVWDQLALDVNLSGQLPVVPALEKLQLDDYSVSFRRSGRGRLQAVSSHTFRVESQARNVSFTLYQDITYEGCRGNEDANAGKDEGMLKISRINLGYEPRERAVRMGMLSKMVVGDQFNPCDEANCGDNTVCVPKPDDTFDCNCKNGFTYVPYGNSDRINCVDIDECAGVNICDENAQCYNEPGGYSCRCNPGYEGNGYQCDKFTGHSQPTSSSYTVSTPPGYGSYNEVDSDPNQEEPYQCERCADYAECVEGQCQCRSGYEGDGVTYCEALCDSESVWNGEACVKEAYVEEEEIAPFCTILGCTCPTGYTLIEYAFNQICRRVPLDPEEEALAVNMPSCEVENNCSPHANCEWRDNVYRYECICNPGYDGNGYTCVEKEVSCQDDEEICDIHASCNYVLDLKMSVCSCNKGYEGDGRTCHLAPECAVDDDCGMNSECQAGLCVCQEGFERDLSDFCVRAGSCGGAYCAENAMCVVDPVQKIPYCHCPAGYIGDGVSQCRSIPPPCNVRNNCGLHASCVPSYRDQSTYECTCNQGFFGDGFVCTPERNCANIPSLCDQNARCESTTNGYQCICNDGFIGNGSVCNTAHRLDDGFLLISQGVANIRVPLNGGQGYPVTMALMSIGLDRDCAEGRIYWSDIHAKQIVSAKYDGTDQKPFITKDIVSPEGVAVDWISRRLYWTDSAKDTIEVASLENPEQRAVLVSKYLVNPRGIAVDPHQSKLYWSDWNRDGPKIEWSNLDGTERQLLVGSPQVALPNSIQVSMASGELCYADAGTQKVECIDTYSKGIRTIASNLSYPFGLAVTDDLFYWTDWKTKKIESINLYGVRQKAINSPVFGNHRMYGMTAVTDKCPLFHSPCVINNGDCTEDKLCLINPRAPSGRSCKCVRNCNDVILDY